A region from the Acanthochromis polyacanthus isolate Apoly-LR-REF ecotype Palm Island chromosome 23, KAUST_Apoly_ChrSc, whole genome shotgun sequence genome encodes:
- the LOC110961938 gene encoding E3 SUMO-protein ligase ZBED1-like: MDGFVTKLATCTPQQANVLTESILNMLVTDMRPLSMVEDEGFKEMIKQFNPDYHNNYLPGRSHFTALMEKKYHATFEKVKETLRGVNSFLTLTADVWTSRATEAYLGVSCHFLSEDWKMKMFNLSTMPLEERHTGANILTWMEQVLAKFDILPTKIKAVVHDSGSNMVAAMRLLEEKHGWASIRCAGHTLQLVVNTALKETTISRALGAARQLVEHFKRSELASTKLKMKQEQMNVKQNALIQDVSTRWNSTFHMIERLLEQRWPLTATLSDPEVTPRGKHYFDLKPEQWELLEELKQGLAPFETATVYLSAQQYTTISGLPQVVKGLTRAVHQSQFETNSGKSFISSAEKGITQRWGSICTISGDKENPVLLAAALDPRYRKLKFLTPEDGIRLQGSIEVLAVKEAKTTGTQDAKGPMQRAHGSGRKSALETLLQSDTDSLSENEDGESEEDRKIQVVINEVRLYFGEASLPKNEDPLEWWSANEGRFPTMSKLAKSFLCIPATSTPSERIFSAAGNICSQKRASLSSGHVEMLTFLAMNKTLVQFGII; this comes from the exons ATGGACGGATTTGTTACAAAGCTAGCTACATGCACACCTCAGCAAGCAAATGTTCTGACTGAGTCCATACTGAACATGTTGGTGACGGACATGAGACCCCTGTCGATGGTGGAGGATGAAGGGTTTAAGGAGATGATTAAACAATTCAACCCGGATTATCACAACAACTACCTACCAGGCAGATCCCACTTCACCGCATTGATGGAGAAGAAATATCATGCAACCTTTGAGAAG GTAAAGGAGACCCTCAGGGGCGTCAACAGTTTCCTCACGCTGACTGCTGATGTGTGGACCAGTCGTGCAACAGAGGCTTACCTTGGAGTGTCTTGCCATTTCCTGAGTGAAGACTGGAAAATGAAGATGTTCAACCTTTCCACCATGCCTCTTGAGGAGAGGCATACTGGTGCAAATATATTGACATGGATGGAACAGGTTTTAGCAAAGTTTGACATCTTGcccaccaaaataaaagcagtagtTCATGATAGTGGTTCCAATATGGTGGCAGCAATGCGACTGcttgaagaaaaacatggatgGGCCTCCATCCGCTGTGCTGGACACACACTCCAGCTCGTAGTCAACACTGCTCTCAAAGAAACCACCATTAGCAGAGCACTCGGTGCTGCCAGGCAGCTTGTGGAGCACTTTAAGAGAAGCGAGCTGGCTAGTACAAAGTTAAAGATGAAGCAGGAGCAAATGAATGTTAAGCAAAATGCACTGATCCAGGATGTCAGTACAAGATGGAACAGTACATTCCACATGATTGAAAGACTCCTTGAACAGCGCTGGCCTCTCACTGCCACTCTGTCAGATCCCGAAGTAACTCCAAGGGGGAAACACTACTTCGACCTGAAGCCAGAGCAGTGGGAGCTGCTTGAAGAATTGAAGCAGGGGTTGGCACCTTTTGAGACTGCTACTGTTTACCTTAGTGCACAGCAGTACACAACCATTTCAGGTCTTCCACAGGTGGTCAAAGGGCTGACACGGGCTGTACACCAAAGCCAATTTGAGACAAACTCAGGAAAATCCTTCATTTCCAGTGCAGAAAAGGGGATAACACAGAGGTGGGGGAGTATTTGCACTATCTCAGGAGACAAAGAAAATCCAGTTCTTCTTGCAGCTGCCCTGGACCCGAGATACAGAAAGCTGAAGTTTTTGACTCCTGAAGATGGCATCAGACTGCAGGGGAGTATTGAAGTGCTTGCTgtcaaagaagcaaaaacgacTGGGACACAGGATGCAAAAGGGCCAATGCAGAGGGCCCATGGTTCAGGTAGAAAGAGTGCTCTGGAAACCCTTCTTCAGTCTGACACAGACAGTTTGAGTGAAAATGAGGATGGAGAATCTGAGGAGGACAGAAAGATCCAAGTTGTGATAAATGAAGTTCGGCTGTACTTCGGAGAGGCTTCACTTCCTAAAAACGAGGATCCACTGGAATGGTGGAGTGCAAATGAGGGGCGTTTCCCCACAATGTCAAAGCTTGCCAAATCATTTCTGTGCATCCCTGCAACCTCCACCCCATCGGAGCGGATTTTCTCTGCAGCAGGGAACATCTGCTCTCAAAAGAGAGCAAGCCTTTCTTCAGGACATGTAGAAATGCTAACTTTCCTGGCTATGAACAAGACCCTTGTGCAGTTTGGCATTATATAG